The following proteins are encoded in a genomic region of Verrucomicrobiaceae bacterium:
- a CDS encoding ATP-binding cassette domain-containing protein: MPLIRKCSSMPSPVLEVSDLTFRRGSPILKGISWRVDPGQHWCILGPNGCGKTSLINLITGYDSATDGTLRIGDSVFGDDDWREVRRRVGLVTNTLTTFLESGEPVLDVIASGREAKLNLIELPSPAVRREAARLLKQVGCDYLREALWGPLSQGEKQKVLICRALMAKFKVLILDEPCAGLDPVAREHYLQWMQSLASKPQSPSLVMVTHHVEEIFPSITHCLLLKDGRVHATGPKHDILTSANLSTIYGSRVKLTRHGERYALRLA; encoded by the coding sequence GCCGTGGAAGCCCTATTTTGAAGGGCATCTCGTGGCGGGTCGATCCAGGTCAGCATTGGTGCATTCTCGGCCCGAATGGCTGTGGCAAGACTTCCCTGATCAATCTGATCACGGGATACGATAGCGCTACTGACGGCACGCTACGCATCGGTGACAGTGTCTTTGGTGATGATGACTGGCGTGAGGTGCGCAGGCGTGTGGGTTTGGTGACGAATACACTCACGACGTTTTTGGAAAGTGGTGAGCCGGTGCTCGATGTCATCGCCAGTGGCCGTGAGGCAAAGCTGAACCTCATCGAGCTGCCTAGCCCCGCTGTGCGTCGCGAAGCCGCGCGGCTGCTGAAGCAAGTGGGCTGTGATTATCTCCGTGAGGCGCTGTGGGGGCCGCTTTCACAGGGTGAAAAACAGAAAGTCCTGATTTGCCGTGCGCTGATGGCAAAATTCAAGGTGCTGATCCTGGATGAGCCCTGCGCGGGGCTCGATCCCGTGGCGAGAGAGCATTATTTGCAGTGGATGCAGTCTCTTGCGTCGAAACCGCAGTCCCCTTCCCTCGTGATGGTCACGCATCACGTAGAGGAGATCTTCCCATCCATCACTCACTGCCTTTTGCTAAAGGACGGACGCGTACACGCCACTGGCCCGAAGCACGACATCCTCACCAGCGCTAATCTGAGCACGATTTACGGCTCCAGGGTAAAGCTCACTCGGCATGGTGAGCGTTATGCGCTGCGACTGGCTTGA
- a CDS encoding phosphoenolpyruvate hydrolase family protein has translation MPNPWTGIGNPYTKQEVVDRLKATLAKGEPIIAAGAGTGISAKFIEKGGADLIIIYNSGRFRMMGHGSTCGLMAYGDANAIAMEIGEYEVLPVVKEIPVVCGVHATDPRRRMWHWLQQVKNMGFSGVNNFPTHCIVDGHFRGVLEETGMSVQKEFEMVGLATKMDMFSIVYVATPEEAVEMVKNGADAVIAHVGTTVGGSIGVVNAVVDWDFTIKRTQEIIDAARSVKKDVFTLTHGGPVNTPKDVEFILGKTTADGFVGASSLERMGVEDSLTSLTREFKAVRR, from the coding sequence ATGCCCAATCCCTGGACCGGAATCGGTAACCCCTACACGAAGCAAGAAGTCGTCGATCGGCTCAAAGCCACCCTGGCCAAAGGTGAGCCCATCATCGCCGCAGGGGCAGGCACCGGCATCAGTGCCAAATTCATCGAAAAGGGCGGCGCAGACCTCATCATCATCTACAACAGTGGTCGCTTCCGCATGATGGGCCACGGCAGCACCTGCGGCCTCATGGCCTACGGCGACGCCAACGCCATCGCCATGGAAATCGGCGAGTACGAGGTCCTCCCCGTCGTCAAAGAAATCCCCGTCGTCTGTGGTGTACACGCCACCGATCCGCGCCGGCGCATGTGGCACTGGCTCCAGCAGGTGAAGAACATGGGCTTCTCCGGCGTGAACAACTTCCCCACGCACTGCATCGTCGATGGCCACTTCCGTGGCGTGCTCGAAGAAACCGGCATGAGCGTGCAAAAGGAGTTCGAAATGGTCGGCCTCGCCACCAAGATGGACATGTTCAGCATCGTCTATGTCGCCACGCCTGAAGAAGCCGTGGAAATGGTCAAGAATGGCGCAGACGCCGTCATCGCCCACGTCGGCACCACCGTCGGTGGCAGCATCGGCGTGGTCAATGCCGTGGTGGACTGGGATTTCACCATCAAGCGCACCCAGGAGATCATCGACGCCGCTCGCAGCGTCAAAAAAGATGTCTTCACCCTCACCCACGGCGGCCCGGTGAACACCCCGAAGGACGTCGAGTTCATCCTCGGCAAAACCACTGCTGATGGCTTCGTCGGAGCCAGCAGCCTCGAGCGCATGGGCGTCGAAGACTCCCTCACCAGCCTCACCCGCGAGTTCAAAGCCGTGCGGCGCTGA
- a CDS encoding helix-turn-helix transcriptional regulator — MHARSAIQELSETHTHGPDTDYRVVRANARDARAWLRGSPVCGLLSQHRIAHTGVMTARAPYRIVRMHQGGLYFLACVEGEGRVLVDGVWRKCSAGMAVALPHFMMNAFHAVPGKDWRCCWVRYEQQPQQKPILSSSSPLMAPFDGKALWNAISGLIDEAAVSGGGKPAAMFHWVELIQHYMERFAQPWQVDDRLHRIWERVAANVGQDWTLDELAQQAHVSTEHLRRLCRKTLGRTPMHHVTWLRMRKAAELLSTTSLKVETISHEVGYQNPFVFSNTFKKWIGWRPSEHRSRSGH, encoded by the coding sequence ATGCACGCCCGATCTGCCATCCAAGAGCTATCCGAAACCCACACGCATGGGCCTGACACGGATTACCGCGTGGTGCGGGCGAATGCGCGTGATGCGCGGGCGTGGCTACGGGGCTCTCCGGTGTGTGGTTTGCTCTCGCAGCACCGGATCGCGCATACGGGGGTGATGACGGCGCGGGCTCCTTATCGCATTGTGCGCATGCATCAGGGTGGATTGTACTTTTTAGCCTGTGTGGAGGGCGAGGGACGCGTGCTGGTGGATGGTGTGTGGAGGAAATGCAGTGCGGGCATGGCCGTAGCGCTGCCGCACTTCATGATGAATGCCTTCCATGCAGTTCCGGGGAAGGACTGGCGCTGCTGCTGGGTGCGCTATGAGCAGCAGCCACAGCAAAAGCCCATCCTCAGCAGCAGCTCGCCGCTGATGGCCCCATTCGATGGCAAAGCGCTGTGGAATGCGATCTCTGGCCTCATTGACGAAGCGGCGGTGAGTGGCGGTGGGAAGCCTGCGGCCATGTTTCACTGGGTGGAGCTCATTCAGCATTACATGGAGCGTTTTGCGCAGCCCTGGCAGGTGGATGACCGCCTACACCGTATCTGGGAGCGTGTGGCGGCGAATGTGGGCCAGGACTGGACGCTCGATGAGCTGGCCCAGCAGGCCCATGTGAGCACGGAGCATCTGCGCCGCCTGTGCCGGAAAACACTGGGTCGCACGCCGATGCATCACGTCACCTGGCTACGCATGCGGAAGGCGGCCGAGCTGCTTTCCACGACCTCGCTCAAAGTAGAGACGATCTCGCATGAAGTAGGCTACCAGAACCCCTTCGTGTTCAGCAATACCTTCAAAAAATGGATCGGTTGGCGGCCGAGTGAGCACCGCAGCCGCTCCGGTCACTGA
- a CDS encoding FAD-dependent oxidoreductase: protein MNRLLPFFLIPSLLTASVIETDLLIVGGDESGCAAAVQAARLGVKRIVLVNDIDWLGGQFCTQGIGPVDEWTIVNGKRTEFPATGAFAEILERMHAHNRAVYGLAQPGNGWCGSNTIEPKAAARIFDDWIAPYAAQITVLKGWEPTKVLVDGGRVTGVTFHRQQEPEMTVKAALTADSTDWGDIIRLSGAAYMAGPDLKSRFREPSAPESLDPGGEQEMNPISWCPLLREAGQDSTIPQPLRYDAYSFADWQKAPPWVDWDGSGGIYNMAGWCIYTHRRMIDRYHHHLAPGTEAVVLNWPAQDYPLSTLPQHVVDALETNEQGASKKNIVAMSPVQRRIVFEDAKQGALEFVYWLQTAAHDRVGDFPQSFRYMRLAEDYGTTDHLPPKPYIREGLRLDALYILREQDVRTEVEKPLWAKSMPCDGVFGYQFNMDFHPTRRKYRSSGDTTQPWQPKFFGSRNWNAHSDRAMFPLRGLVPVKMDGLLGCSKNIGVTSMVQSSLRLHGQMMHIGSAVGTVAALALKNGLQPRQIALSPKLVREVQRTLLRHQTLIWPWHDVRPSEAHFEAANLLTLAGIWRADADNVFFRPDQAVTRRELAAALVRLIRGMPEAREWPVIVDKPRFSDVPTDAPDRVFIETMMTWGDFGPPQPTFQPDAPVSWSTLDRWLSALTLPRFKTLTHAKVQAFPLTRAECVDFLYRFLQQQGENLPTSYGIDPDDAMPLDADNDKVPDRLQPPTPRQ, encoded by the coding sequence ATGAACCGGCTGTTGCCCTTTTTCCTCATCCCATCCCTCCTCACTGCCTCTGTCATCGAGACGGATCTACTCATCGTCGGTGGAGATGAGTCCGGCTGCGCTGCTGCGGTGCAGGCTGCGCGGCTCGGAGTGAAGCGCATCGTGCTGGTCAATGACATCGACTGGCTCGGCGGCCAATTTTGCACCCAGGGAATCGGCCCCGTCGATGAATGGACTATCGTAAATGGCAAACGCACCGAATTCCCAGCCACTGGAGCCTTCGCAGAAATCCTGGAGCGCATGCATGCGCATAACCGCGCCGTGTATGGACTCGCCCAGCCCGGCAATGGCTGGTGCGGTAGCAATACCATCGAGCCAAAAGCAGCAGCGCGGATCTTTGATGACTGGATCGCGCCCTATGCGGCCCAGATCACCGTCTTGAAGGGCTGGGAGCCCACGAAGGTACTGGTGGATGGCGGCCGTGTCACGGGCGTGACCTTTCATCGGCAACAAGAGCCCGAAATGACGGTGAAAGCGGCGCTCACGGCCGACTCGACCGACTGGGGAGACATCATCCGACTCAGTGGCGCAGCCTACATGGCCGGGCCGGATTTAAAGAGCCGCTTCAGAGAGCCCAGTGCCCCCGAGTCGCTCGATCCCGGCGGCGAGCAGGAGATGAATCCCATCTCCTGGTGCCCACTGCTACGAGAGGCCGGTCAGGACAGCACCATCCCACAGCCACTGCGCTATGATGCCTATTCCTTTGCCGACTGGCAGAAGGCCCCGCCCTGGGTGGACTGGGATGGCAGTGGCGGTATCTACAACATGGCCGGCTGGTGCATCTACACCCACCGGCGCATGATCGACCGCTATCACCATCACCTCGCACCCGGCACGGAGGCCGTCGTGCTGAACTGGCCCGCGCAGGACTATCCACTCAGCACACTGCCGCAGCATGTGGTGGATGCATTGGAGACAAACGAGCAAGGTGCCTCAAAGAAAAACATCGTCGCCATGTCGCCTGTACAGCGCCGCATTGTCTTTGAAGACGCGAAACAGGGTGCGCTAGAGTTCGTCTATTGGCTGCAAACCGCCGCGCATGATCGCGTAGGCGACTTCCCGCAGTCCTTCCGCTACATGCGCCTGGCAGAGGATTATGGCACCACTGACCACCTGCCGCCGAAACCCTACATCCGCGAGGGTCTGCGACTCGATGCGCTCTACATCCTGCGTGAGCAAGATGTGCGCACCGAGGTAGAAAAGCCGCTATGGGCCAAGTCGATGCCTTGCGACGGCGTGTTCGGCTACCAGTTCAATATGGACTTCCATCCCACGCGGCGAAAATATCGCAGCAGCGGCGATACCACGCAGCCCTGGCAGCCGAAATTCTTCGGCTCACGGAATTGGAACGCACACAGCGACCGCGCCATGTTCCCCCTGCGTGGACTCGTGCCGGTGAAGATGGATGGCCTGCTCGGGTGCTCGAAAAACATCGGCGTGACCAGCATGGTGCAGTCCTCGCTGCGGCTGCATGGTCAGATGATGCACATCGGCAGCGCTGTGGGCACCGTAGCGGCTCTGGCACTGAAAAATGGCCTCCAGCCGCGTCAGATCGCCCTTTCGCCAAAACTCGTCCGGGAGGTGCAGCGCACGCTTTTGCGCCATCAGACACTCATCTGGCCCTGGCACGATGTACGGCCCTCTGAGGCCCATTTCGAGGCCGCGAACCTGCTCACACTGGCGGGGATCTGGCGTGCGGATGCGGACAATGTCTTCTTCCGGCCGGATCAAGCCGTCACGCGTCGTGAGCTAGCGGCGGCACTCGTCCGATTGATCCGTGGCATGCCGGAGGCGCGTGAATGGCCCGTCATCGTGGACAAACCGCGCTTCAGCGATGTGCCCACCGATGCTCCAGATCGTGTGTTCATCGAAACGATGATGACCTGGGGCGATTTCGGCCCACCGCAGCCCACCTTCCAGCCAGATGCGCCCGTCAGTTGGTCCACGCTCGATCGCTGGCTCTCTGCGCTGACGCTACCCCGCTTCAAAACACTCACCCATGCCAAAGTACAGGCCTTTCCGCTCACGCGGGCAGAATGCGTCGATTTCCTCTATCGCTTCCTCCAGCAACAGGGCGAGAATTTGCCCACCAGCTACGGGATCGACCCAGACGACGCGATGCCGCTCGATGCGGATAACGACAAAGTGCCCGACCGCTTGCAGCCACCCACACCACGTCAGTGA
- a CDS encoding heavy-metal-associated domain-containing protein produces MCRLLCLLTLLHTALHAAQPVTRTFYVTGVECGSCVYMVQQSITETKGVEDATVIQLIDAYANVTYDAQRLTEHQIAQAVREAIPLHGQPYLATLKLKMPTYAAHASEVDAAFAAWKDIVWLETTDKAKGELTIHFHELKADAKKADPRGWTLAQLDAALKPLGVAYTLEKEG; encoded by the coding sequence ATGTGCCGACTCCTCTGCCTCCTGACCCTGCTCCACACGGCTCTCCACGCCGCACAGCCGGTGACGCGTACTTTTTATGTCACCGGGGTCGAGTGCGGTAGCTGCGTGTACATGGTGCAGCAGTCCATCACAGAGACCAAAGGCGTGGAGGACGCCACCGTGATCCAGCTCATCGACGCCTACGCGAACGTCACCTACGATGCGCAGCGGCTCACAGAGCACCAGATCGCCCAGGCCGTGCGTGAGGCCATCCCACTGCATGGACAGCCCTATTTGGCCACTTTGAAGCTCAAAATGCCCACCTACGCCGCGCATGCGTCCGAAGTCGATGCCGCCTTCGCCGCGTGGAAAGACATCGTCTGGCTAGAAACGACCGATAAAGCGAAAGGTGAGCTCACCATCCATTTTCATGAGCTGAAAGCGGACGCAAAAAAAGCTGACCCACGCGGCTGGACTCTCGCGCAGCTGGATGCAGCGCTCAAACCACTCGGCGTGGCCTACACACTGGAAAAAGAAGGGTGA
- a CDS encoding GYD domain-containing protein translates to MARYIALLSFTEKGSLHLKESPSRAHAFDELAAKSGVTVEGQFWTLGRYDGVLILKAESEHQILHLLAELASRGNVRTETMQAFTDKDFATILKS, encoded by the coding sequence ATGGCCCGCTACATCGCTCTGCTCTCCTTCACTGAAAAAGGCTCTCTTCATCTCAAAGAGTCCCCTTCCCGCGCTCATGCCTTTGATGAGCTAGCGGCGAAATCTGGCGTCACTGTCGAAGGCCAATTCTGGACCCTGGGCCGCTACGACGGCGTCCTCATCCTCAAAGCCGAAAGTGAGCACCAGATCCTCCATCTGCTGGCCGAGCTGGCCTCTCGCGGCAACGTGCGCACGGAGACGATGCAGGCATTCACGGACAAGGACTTTGCCACCATTTTAAAATCCTGA
- a CDS encoding radical SAM protein — MINITKLWTGTAQPADALRYGTGKHPGHPSGHTASTRRPITVWNITRTCNLRCVHCYSDSNAQNYPGELTWPEMETVIDDLSAYQVPSLLLSGGEPLIHPHFFDVVQKASAGGLKLTISTNGTLITPEKAALLKAANVAYVGISLDGIGAVHDEFRRKEGAFDGAVRGFRNCHEVGQKTGLRLTLTRHNVQNIEQILDFIEQEQIQRVCFYHLVPAGRGTSLQVLTPEESRYALDTLIARTEAWHAQGVTRELLTVAGPADGAYLLLRMERENHPNLEEARRLLSWNGGGANSSGRGIANIDTQGNVHPDQFWQDITLGNVKRMPFSQIWEEQNEASAETLRDIRSIGRLSQSERQSRMSGPCADCRWFSICGGGFRTRAAYGEHGGLWGSDPGCYLTAAERTGLELVS, encoded by the coding sequence ATGATCAATATCACCAAACTCTGGACCGGCACAGCCCAGCCTGCCGACGCCCTCCGCTACGGCACCGGCAAGCACCCTGGCCACCCCAGCGGCCATACCGCCAGCACGCGGCGCCCCATCACCGTCTGGAACATCACCCGCACCTGCAATCTGCGCTGCGTGCACTGCTACTCCGACTCCAACGCGCAAAACTATCCTGGCGAGCTCACCTGGCCGGAAATGGAGACCGTCATCGACGATCTCTCCGCCTATCAAGTACCCTCCCTGCTCCTCAGTGGCGGGGAGCCGCTCATCCACCCGCACTTTTTCGACGTCGTGCAAAAAGCCAGCGCTGGCGGCCTGAAACTGACCATCTCCACCAACGGCACCCTCATCACCCCAGAAAAAGCCGCACTGCTGAAGGCTGCAAACGTCGCCTACGTCGGCATCTCGCTCGATGGCATCGGCGCGGTGCATGACGAGTTCCGCCGCAAAGAAGGTGCCTTCGACGGCGCGGTGCGTGGCTTCCGCAATTGCCATGAAGTAGGCCAGAAAACCGGCCTACGCCTCACCCTGACCCGCCACAACGTGCAGAACATCGAGCAAATCCTCGACTTCATCGAGCAGGAGCAAATCCAGCGCGTGTGCTTTTACCACCTGGTGCCCGCTGGGCGTGGCACCTCCCTACAAGTGCTCACACCGGAGGAGTCGCGATACGCCCTAGACACGCTCATCGCCCGCACGGAGGCCTGGCACGCCCAGGGCGTGACCCGTGAGCTCCTCACCGTGGCCGGCCCCGCAGATGGTGCCTACCTGCTCCTGCGCATGGAGCGGGAAAACCACCCGAACCTGGAAGAAGCCCGCCGCCTGCTCTCCTGGAATGGTGGCGGTGCCAACAGCAGCGGCCGCGGCATCGCAAACATCGACACCCAGGGCAATGTACACCCCGACCAGTTCTGGCAAGACATCACCCTCGGCAATGTGAAGCGCATGCCCTTCTCCCAGATCTGGGAGGAGCAAAATGAAGCCAGTGCCGAAACCCTACGCGACATCCGCAGCATCGGCCGCCTCTCCCAGAGCGAACGCCAATCCCGCATGAGCGGCCCCTGCGCCGACTGCCGCTGGTTCAGCATCTGCGGTGGCGGCTTCCGCACCCGCGCAGCCTACGGCGAGCACGGCGGCCTCTGGGGCAGTGATCCCGGCTGCTACCTCACCGCTGCCGAGCGCACCGGACTGGAGCTAGTGAGCTAG
- a CDS encoding SGNH/GDSL hydrolase family protein: protein MKASLAAFLPLFVLLAHAAAQVPKAPAKSKAPAVPVDAQWHDVTTWGVEGRGWADQERKRWFDRFPAKAEKTVTPAVWGLSRDSAGMMVRFKTDAKAIYCRYDLAKPNLALPAMPATGASGLDLYARDEKGQWRWVACPKPDKQHVEAVMISDLAPGEHEFAAYLPLYNGIEKLEIGVPKDAHFAGQAPREKPIVFYGTSITHGANASRPGMVHTAILGRRLDHPVLNIGFSGNGRMDAAVGDLINELDAAAIVIDCLPNMQPADVVAKCVPLVKQLRAKHATTPIILVEDRRFTNSWITPGKAKFHDDNHAALKKAYEQLQAEKVPHLSYISGDALYGTDAEGANDASHATDLGFMRQADAFEPALRAALKK, encoded by the coding sequence ATGAAAGCCTCACTTGCTGCCTTCCTTCCACTCTTCGTTCTCCTTGCTCACGCTGCTGCGCAGGTGCCCAAAGCTCCCGCTAAATCCAAAGCCCCGGCGGTGCCGGTGGATGCTCAGTGGCATGATGTGACGACTTGGGGCGTCGAGGGACGTGGCTGGGCCGATCAGGAGCGGAAGCGCTGGTTTGACCGATTCCCCGCCAAGGCAGAAAAAACCGTCACACCGGCCGTGTGGGGCCTCAGCCGTGACAGCGCAGGCATGATGGTGCGCTTCAAAACCGATGCGAAGGCCATCTACTGCCGCTACGACCTCGCAAAGCCGAATCTGGCACTCCCCGCTATGCCAGCGACGGGTGCGAGCGGGCTGGATCTCTATGCTCGTGACGAAAAAGGCCAGTGGCGCTGGGTCGCCTGCCCGAAGCCGGATAAGCAGCATGTGGAAGCCGTCATGATCAGCGATCTGGCCCCCGGCGAGCATGAATTCGCCGCCTACCTGCCCCTCTACAATGGCATCGAGAAACTGGAGATCGGTGTGCCGAAGGACGCCCACTTTGCCGGCCAGGCACCGCGTGAAAAGCCCATCGTCTTCTACGGCACCTCCATCACCCATGGAGCGAATGCCTCACGCCCAGGTATGGTGCACACAGCCATCCTCGGTCGCCGTCTGGATCATCCGGTGCTGAACATCGGCTTCTCCGGCAATGGCCGCATGGATGCAGCTGTGGGTGACCTCATCAATGAACTCGATGCCGCCGCTATCGTCATCGACTGCCTGCCAAATATGCAGCCTGCGGACGTGGTGGCCAAATGCGTGCCCCTGGTGAAGCAACTCCGCGCCAAACACGCCACCACGCCGATCATTCTCGTAGAAGACCGCCGCTTCACGAACTCGTGGATCACCCCCGGCAAAGCCAAGTTCCATGACGACAATCACGCCGCGCTGAAAAAGGCCTACGAGCAGCTCCAGGCCGAAAAAGTGCCACACCTCAGCTACATCAGCGGCGATGCCCTCTACGGCACCGATGCAGAGGGTGCCAACGATGCCTCCCACGCCACCGATCTCGGCTTCATGCGCCAAGCGGATGCCTTCGAGCCCGCGCTGCGTGCTGCTCTGAAAAAATGA
- a CDS encoding c-type cytochrome, whose translation MSDENSIKGLKLLESLGVHLEGYGLLQTAIQDASPYVRREALRIRPQALLGEISSEHIFELRPEAAQLLSDTDLTVAIEAIHLHAFVSSPASLDVIGDLCVKHQYEPHLLRAALLANGSFPGPQMAKAVLSQNFDTSLPLQDFASECMKMLGRRCKDVPVNDAPFYAAQALQSRKSIDSITVRLMADLGAELRKSGVSLQDFVFEHFHDDRNKIWRQELIDSVLNTLANSKAAPSDRINAIRLLPDTGGSAEAARLSLASLLTPNNDPTTITTALEALGAYWEPVVADAIIEAWPTLTPPLREKAVTQLLMRADHVSKLLDAIENKTILPSQITAAAKATLGRQKLPYLKERIAKLIGDGSSANRKEVIDKYASVMTMAGDAARGAKIYETACMVCHKFADKGNDVGPHLGTIKAWTADQLVTNILDPNREVSPNFALYLVETNDGRTLSGLITSETAGNLTLKRADGGTDTVLRSEIKTLTSPGISLMPEGLEAAITPQQMADLIAFLKQP comes from the coding sequence ATGTCCGATGAGAATAGCATCAAAGGCTTGAAGTTGCTTGAATCGCTTGGTGTGCACCTTGAGGGCTATGGTTTGCTGCAAACAGCCATTCAAGACGCAAGCCCGTATGTTCGACGTGAAGCCTTACGAATCCGTCCGCAGGCGTTACTCGGCGAAATCAGCTCTGAACACATCTTCGAGTTGCGCCCCGAAGCTGCTCAACTGCTGAGTGACACTGATTTGACGGTCGCCATCGAAGCCATTCACCTTCATGCTTTTGTTTCCAGCCCTGCCTCATTGGATGTGATAGGCGATTTGTGTGTTAAGCATCAATACGAGCCGCATCTTCTCCGAGCTGCCTTGCTGGCAAACGGTTCTTTCCCTGGCCCGCAAATGGCGAAAGCCGTTTTGTCGCAGAATTTTGACACCTCACTCCCGCTACAAGACTTTGCGAGTGAGTGCATGAAGATGCTTGGCAGGCGGTGCAAAGACGTTCCCGTTAATGATGCTCCATTCTATGCTGCTCAAGCCCTGCAAAGCAGGAAGAGTATTGATTCCATCACCGTCAGGCTCATGGCTGATTTGGGGGCAGAGTTGCGGAAATCGGGCGTTTCACTGCAAGACTTCGTCTTTGAGCATTTCCACGACGATAGGAACAAAATTTGGAGACAGGAATTGATAGACAGTGTGTTGAACACCTTGGCTAATTCAAAAGCCGCACCCTCGGATCGTATCAACGCCATCAGGCTTTTGCCAGACACTGGCGGCTCAGCCGAGGCCGCCCGTCTGTCTCTGGCGTCTCTTTTGACTCCCAACAACGATCCGACCACTATCACAACCGCCCTCGAAGCCCTTGGCGCTTACTGGGAACCCGTCGTGGCGGATGCGATCATCGAAGCCTGGCCGACCCTGACCCCTCCGCTCCGGGAAAAGGCTGTAACTCAACTGCTCATGCGTGCGGATCACGTCAGCAAGCTGCTCGATGCCATTGAGAACAAAACAATTCTACCCAGCCAAATCACCGCAGCAGCAAAAGCTACACTTGGAAGGCAGAAACTCCCATATCTCAAGGAACGCATCGCGAAGCTCATCGGCGATGGCTCGTCGGCGAACCGGAAGGAGGTCATCGACAAGTATGCTTCCGTGATGACGATGGCCGGAGACGCCGCCCGCGGTGCCAAAATCTACGAAACGGCCTGCATGGTCTGCCACAAGTTCGCGGACAAGGGCAACGACGTCGGGCCGCACCTCGGCACGATCAAGGCGTGGACCGCCGATCAGCTCGTCACGAACATCCTCGACCCGAATCGCGAGGTCTCGCCGAACTTCGCGCTCTACCTCGTCGAGACGAACGACGGTCGCACCCTCAGCGGCCTCATCACCAGCGAGACCGCCGGCAATCTCACCCTCAAACGTGCCGATGGCGGCACGGACACCGTCCTGCGCAGCGAAATTAAGACCCTCACCAGTCCCGGCATCTCCCTGATGCCCGAGGGGCTGGAAGCCGCCATCACCCCACAGCAGATGGCGGATTTGATCGCTTTTCTAAAGCAGCCCTGA
- a CDS encoding molybdenum cofactor biosynthesis protein MoaE, whose product MPPVVILSEEPIQTVQTVFQAGEGAEVQFLGVVRGIEEGRQISGIDYSAYLPMAEKTLHQLTQRGQQEHGEHRLYIQHRLGFVAVEQPSILIRVRTKHSAEAFDLCRWYLKEIKATVPIWKRPVWV is encoded by the coding sequence ATGCCTCCGGTCGTCATCCTCAGCGAAGAGCCTATCCAGACAGTCCAGACTGTTTTTCAGGCGGGTGAGGGCGCAGAGGTGCAGTTTTTGGGCGTCGTGCGTGGTATCGAGGAGGGCCGCCAGATTAGCGGCATCGACTACAGCGCCTATCTGCCCATGGCGGAGAAAACGCTCCATCAGCTCACCCAGCGCGGCCAGCAGGAGCACGGCGAGCACCGCCTCTACATCCAGCATCGTTTGGGCTTCGTCGCGGTGGAGCAGCCTAGCATCCTCATCCGCGTCCGCACGAAGCACAGCGCAGAGGCCTTTGACCTCTGCCGCTGGTACTTGAAGGAAATCAAAGCCACCGTGCCGATCTGGAAGAGACCGGTGTGGGTGTGA